One Camelina sativa cultivar DH55 chromosome 3, Cs, whole genome shotgun sequence genomic window carries:
- the LOC104777286 gene encoding protein LOL1-like, translated as MPVPLAPYPTPPAPAMAPSYTPPPANGSTSGQSQLVCSGCRNLLMYPAGASSVCCAVCNAVTAVPPPGTEMAQLVCAGCHTLLMYIRGATSVQCSCCHTVNLALEANQVAHVNCGNCRMLLMYQYGARSVKCAVCNFVTSVGASASTSDAKFNR; from the exons ATGCCAGTCCCCCTTGCACCATATCCAACACCTCCAGCTCCGGCGATGGCGCCGTCGTACACTCCTCCGCCGGCAAatg GTAGTACAAGTGGGCAGAGCCAGTTAGTGTGTTCAGGTTGCAGAAACCTTCTGATGTACCCCGCCGGAGCATCCTCTGTCTGTTGTGCCGTCTGTAACGCCGTCACTGCCGTTCCTCCGCCGG GAACGGAGATGGCACAGTTGGTGTGTGCAGGTTGTCATACACTTCTTATGTACATTCGTGGAGCTACAAGTGTTCAGTGTTCTTGTTGTCACACTGTTAATCTTGCCCTCGAAG CGAATCAAGTGGCACACGTGAACTGTGGAAACTGCAGGATGTTACTGATGTATCAATATGGAGCAAGATCTGTGAAATGTGCCGTTTGTAACTTTGTTACATCCGTTGGG GCTTCAGCGAGCACGAGTGATGCGAAATTTAACAGGTAA
- the LOC104777287 gene encoding uncharacterized protein LOC104777287, with amino-acid sequence MALVLPCTFCTSLQRKTIPINRRCSPKLRRGATATTCEFRIPVEVSTPSDRGSLSVPSHKVTVHDRQRGVVHEFEVPEDQYILHSAESQNITLPFACRHGCCTSCAVRVKSGELRQPQALGISAELKSQGYALLCVGFPTSDLEVETQDEDEVYWLQFGRYFARGPIERDDYALELAMGDE; translated from the exons ATGGCTCTGGTTTTGCCCTGTACATTTTGTACTTCGCTTCAACGGAAGACAATTCCGATCAATCGGCGATGTTCTCCGAAACTCCGGCGAGGAGCTACGGCTACGACGTGTGAGTTCCGGATTCCTGTAGAAGTTTCCACTCCATCAGATAGAGGATCGTTGTCTGTTCCTTCTCATAAGGTCACTGTTCACGATCGACAACGAGGAGTGGTTCACGAGTTTGAGGTTCCAGAG GACCAGTACATATTGCACTCAGCTGAATCTCAGAACATTACTCTTCCCTTTGCCTGCAGACATG GTTGCTGTACTAGTTGTGCCGTACGTGTTAAATCTGGAGAGCTAAGGCAGCCACAAGCATTGGGAATATCAGCTGAACTGAAGTCCCAG GGGTATGCGCTTCTTTGTGTGGGTTTCCCTACATCTGACCTTGAAGTAGAAACACAAGACGAGGACGAG GTCTACTGGCTACAGTTTGGAAGATACTTCGCTCGTGGACCAATT GAAAGAGACGATTACGCCCTTGAACTCGCCATGGGAGAcgaatag
- the LOC104777288 gene encoding uncharacterized protein LOC104777288: protein MKSVKQKISDMASTAKEKMVICQAKADEKAEQAMARTKEEKEIAHQRRKVKEAEANMDMHMAKAAHAEDKLIAKQSHYHVTHGTHVAQPAPVSAPVPVMGHGYGHNPAGLTSVPPPAYPPSGQHQA from the exons atgaaatcgGTGAAACAGAAGATAAGCGATATGGCTAGTACTGCCAAGGAGAAGATGGTGATATGTCAAGCAAAAGCCGATGAGAAG gCGGAGCAGGCGATGGCAAGGacgaaagaggaaaaagagataGCGCATCAGAGGAGAAAGGTGAAAGAAGCAGAGGCTAATATGGATATGCATATGGCTAAAGCGGCTCATGCTGAAGACAAGCTTATAGCTAAGCAATCTCACTACCACGTTACTCATGGTACGCATGTGGCTCAGCCTGCGCCTGTATCGGCTCCTGTCCCTGTCATGGGACATGGTTACGGGCATAATCCTGCCGGACTTACCTCGGTTCCTCCACCGGCGTATCCTCCTAGTGGACAGCATCAGGCTTAG